The sequence ATCTGCTACATTTGCAGGCCTTTGTGGCATGCCCAGCACGGGGCGTATCATCAGCGACCCTTCGAATGAGGAGTTCTTCCACTCTCCATGAATATTGTAGTAATTCCTGCTTCGGTTATTGCGGTTCACGTCAAATCCTATATTGAGAAAGTTGCTGCTGGTTTGTATTATGCCGACATAGAAGACCTGGGATACAGGTATTGCCTCATCCAGCCGGTATGTATGAAAGCTGTTCACTCCATCCCCATACTCAGGCCTGAAACCTTCCTGGGAATATACCAGGTTGCCCGGACGCCCGCTGTCATCGTCCCATACGGCAAGTTTGAAATTATGCCTTGATGCATCGTTGAGCGACTGGTTAAAATATATTTTAACAGCCCGTAATGTATCGGCCCTGTAGGCCCTGAACCTGCATGCAATCCGGGCATTCTCCGCGCCTCCTCCCGAGAGCCCGTATCCATTCTCTGCAGATCCATCATCCAGGGCAAAGTAGTTGCCGAAATCCTGGTAATAGATAACCGTATCATTGTTATCCGGTTCAAGTCCGTCCACTGTAAGCCAGGCCCTGATCCTGAAGCGCGCAGAGTCCGCACTTGCCGACGTGAACGACCATGTAAGGTCAGCTTCGAAATTGTGCAGCTCCCCGGGGCCTATAACAGTTGATCCGCCTGAGAAGTTGTGGGCCAATCGGTTTTCATAAACGTCATAGATCGAAAAATGTCGTTGCACACTTCTTGTTATTATATCGTTGTTACGGTAGGATACCGGGAGCACCGAACCCATTTCAACTATCCTTCCTGCACGGAACTGTTCCCATGGCATGGCTTCGTAATTGTTCAGGGCAGACCTTATGGGTTCTGTAAATGCAACATCTCTGAAAACAGTGTCGGTGAAGGATCTGTTCCTGTCCAGAACAACATAATCTATGTGCCAGTGGTCGGCATTACCCATAGATCCCGGATTGGTCCTGTTATCGGCTATACTGGCAATATTGCTGAACCGGAACCGGAATCCCTCCATGAGGTAGATGGTATCTGTAACAGGGATCATTGCTAGCCTGAATTCATGCAGGCTGTCACCGGGAACGGACCATACTATGCTCCAGCTCTCAGTTGAGGGTGACCAGAATTCCACCCTGAGCGAATCATTGGGCTGCGGTACATCACCTCTTCCCTGGGGCTGGTAGAAAAAACTCAGGTAGATACTGTCAGCCGGCATATAGCTGAGGTTTATCGGATTTGAGGTCAGCCTGTCGGCCAGGAATGGCCATATCGTTGCATGCTCATAAAGCGCACCGGTTTCATCTATTGCATCAAGAGTTGCAACATTCAGAGATACAGGGTTTACCGGGTAATTTGCATTAATATATACGTATCTGTCAGCCCATTTGGTATGGTCGGGATATACTTCAGAGCCTGAAAAGTCATCAAAGAAGGGCAGTTCAATCAGGCCTGCAGACGATTTAAGCACGGGATGCTTAAGGTGCTGCTCCCTGACAGCATTATTGACCTGTAGTCCGCCAAGAACTTCCTGGGACCGGCCTGTGGCACCTGTCAGGAACAAGAGCAGGATTATACTACCATATAATACTATCTTCATCATAAGGTAAGTCGTCCATGAGAATTTCGAGTGTGTCAGGAACAGGCAGAAGAGTTGAGTCGACCGACATCCAGAGGTCAATTATTGATCCCAGCCTGATCTGCAAACCTTCAGAATATTCAGGTCGCTGACGCCAGACAAATGCGTTGATAGAATCCTCTTCATTTTTTACGGTGGTGTCATACAATGCTGCACCCAGGTTCAGCGAGGCTGCAAGTATCCTGTTCCTTGCCTCTTCCTTGTCCAGATAGAGTACATCGGGCACATAAGTGGTCCTTGTGCTGAGGCCTTCACCCAGTACCAGGTCAATTGCCTCTCCACGCACGATCAACTCTCCGGGTTCAATATCGTTGCCTTCATATTGCTGGCGCAGTACATTGTTCATCGCTATGTCCGGCACATAGATAAGTCTGCCTACCTCAAGTCCCTGGGTCTCTATTATTGCCCTGGCCTGTCTTAATGAAACACCTGTTACATCAGGCATAGCAACCCTTTCAGGATTCATTGCATTTATGGTAAGAAATATTGTGCGGTTCTCCTTTACCCGGAAATTGGGCGGGGGGTTCTGATCTATGACCGTGCCCCTTGCTTCGTGACTGATAAATACCGAATCTGCCACCTGGTACCTGAGCCTGCGTGCTCCGGTAACCATTTCTGCCTCAGTGACTGTCAGGCCCCTCAGGTCAGGCACGGCATAAGCCCTCCCATGCCTGGTGTAGATTTTCAATCCCACGAAAATGGTAAGTATTACAAAGGTTGTTATACCGGCTATTATTGCAAGATGTTTCCAGAACATCCTGCTTATAAGGAACCTGACGAAATTATTCATTCAATGCGATGTAACCTGTTCGATTTTAAATACTACCTGAATTGAAACGGAAAGCTTCAATTACTATTATATTTATATGCCGATTATTGCAGGCACGGACATATCTGATACCTCATAAATGCTTGAAACATGAATCAATGCAGCTCACTGAACGTTCATCATGAGTTTGTTGATTGCTTCAATATTCACCGGGTTGCATACGTCTTTTGATTCTACGGTGTAAAGATAGTCAATTCTCTCACTGTATTTTTCGGTTATCTTACCTCTTACTATCTTCAGGGTACTGTTCAGTAACTGGTTGCTCTCGGTGAACGCCTCATCCAGAACCCCTATTGAGGCGGGAAGCCATCTCTGCGGAAACATTTTTTCATATTTTCTCCCAATCCTGTATTCGTTCAGCTCCAGTTCCAGCAATTTCAGCATGGCGATCTGCCCTTCCTTTGATTCAGGCTTGAGGTTCTTCTGACCGAGCCACCTCTTCAGAGCTTCCCTGTTTGGTACAATAAGAGCCACAGTGTAGGGGTTCTGGTTGTTGTATAGCATGCACTGGTCAATGAACTGTGATTGTCCTGCAAATGCTTCTTCAATACCTTCCGGACTGTATTTTTCGCCGTCATCGGATATTAGGAGGCTCTTGAAGCGGCCAAGCACATACAGAAAGCCGTCTTCATCCATGTACCCCATATCACCGGTGTAGAGCCATCCGTCAACTATTGTTGAAGCGGTTGCTTCCTCATTTTGCCAGTAGCCCTTCATCACGTTTTCACCTTTAATGACTATTTCACCCTTTTCGCCGGTCGGCAGCTCGTTCTTTTCATCGTCACAAATCTTTAATTCCATATCGGTTACAAGGTAACCTGATGATCCGAGCTTGTGCTTTTTTTCTGAGTTGGATGATATTATGGGCGAAGCTTCTGTCAGTCCGTAACCCTGAAACATAGGCATCCCCAGTGCATAGAAAAACCTTTGAAGCTCAATGTCAAGCAAAGCTCCGCCTCCAATGAAGAACTTGAGTCTGCCCCCGAAATTCTCGCGGACCTTCGAAAAAAGTATTTTGTCGAACAGTGATACAAGAGGTCTGAGCAGGAACCTGATCCCTTTGCCCTTGTCCCAGCCTGTACCGTTGTATTTATAGGCAATGCTGAGCCCCCAGTCAAAAAGCCTTTTAGCCACTTTCCCTTTTTGCCTGACCCCGCTTTCGATGTTTTTCCTGAAATTCTTGGCCAGTGCGGGGACACTAAGCAAGAACACGGGCCTTATCTCCCTGATATTCTGCGGTATGTTCTTGAGTGTCTCCATAGGTGTTTTGCCCACCTGGATTGATGCCATACTGGCACCGGCTGATATCAAAGTATATATCCCTGCAGTATGGGCAAATGCATGATCCCAGGGCAGTATGAGCAGCGTGGTGTACCATTCCGGAACTTCCATCAGGCTTCTTGCCTGTTCTACATTCGCTGTATAGTTGCGGTGTGAAAGGATGATCCCTTTGGGGTCGGCAGTGGTGCCGGAGGTATAGCATATATTTGCATAATCATAACTTTTTATTGACTTCCAGCGCTCCTCGAATTTCCCGGGCTCATTTTCAAGAACATTTTTCCCGGCCTCCCTGATATCAGAATACAGAATGTCTTTATCGTCCATCTTATCAGGCTTATCCAGCAGCACTATTTTTTCAAGTACGGCAAGCTCTCTTTTGAGATCCTGCAACTTGTGGGCCTGGCCGCCAGAAACTATAATCATTCGTGCGCCTGAATGTTCGAGCCGGAACTTTATTTCAGAAGCATCACCAAGTTTCACTGATAGTGGAATGTTGACTGCACCAGCGTAGAGCACTGCAAGCTCTGAAATAACCCAGTCATTGCGGCCTTCTGAAAGCAGGGCAATGCGATCGCCCTTATTGATCCCCATACTTATAAGCCCTGCAGAGAACTCGGCAACAGCCTGCCGTATATCCCGGTAGGAAGTGCTTTCATATTTATCACCATATTTTTCAAGCATAAGCGGATTATCTCCGTACTTGTTGACACTGTTTTCAAACAGTTCAATTATTGTCTGCATAATTTTGGAGTCTATTTCTGTTTGGTTTGTTGAGAATTATATTTTTGCCACTATTGGCATCCTGCGGCCGTTGCCGAATGCCTTGCTGCTCACCCTCAAAACGGGTGGTGACTGGTATCGTTTGTACTCTGACATATTAACCATTCGCACAACCTTTTCAACCAGCTCTTTGTCAAACCCTTCACTTGCTATCCGGCCGGCATTCTTTTGTTGTTCGATATACCTGAACAGTATTTCGTCAAGAACTTCATAGGAGGGAAGGGTGTCGGTATCTTTCTGATCCGGCCTGAGCTCGGCTGAAGGGGCTTTTTTAATAACCCTTTCGGGGATGATTTCCTCATTTCTGTTGATATATGCAGCCAGTTCCCGGACCCGGGTTTTGTAAACGTCACCCAGTACGGAAAGCGCCCCGTTCATGTCGCCGTAAAGGGTGGTATAGCCTACGGATGCCTCACTTTTGTTTGATGTGTTCAGCATCAGGAAGCCGAGCTTGTTGGATATTGCCATAAGCAGGGTCCCTCTTATCCTGGCCTGGATATTTTCTTCGGTAACATCTTCGGAAAGATCGCCGAACAATGGCTCAAGGGACTTGCTGTACATTTTGGCAAGCGGTTCAATGTCAATTTCACTGTATGAAATACTGATATTATCAGCCAGTTTTCTGGCATCTTCCCATGATTCGGACGCAGTGTATTGTGAAGGCATAAAAACGGCATGAACATTTTCATAACCTAGTGCTTCGGCTGTAAGCACCGCTGTAACAGCCGAGTCTAGTCCCCCCGACAGACCTATCAGGGCTTGTGAATTTCCTGTTTTATTGAAATAATCCCTTATTCCCAGTACCAGTGCACGGAACAGCATCTCCATGATCCCGGTCTGTTTATGATCTGTCACATGCGGGGGAGTGTTCCTGACTTCATCCAGGTCATAGATCTGAAAGTCCTCCTCAAACCAGGATACCCTGTCAAACAGTTCACCATTCTGGTTCACTACAAGAGAGCCACCCTCAAATATCAGGTCAGTGTTGGCACCTACCTGGTTTACCATGAACAGGGGCAGGCTATATTTTTTTGATGTTTTGGTAAATATCTCCTTTTTATCCCTGATCTTCGTCCACGCAAATGGAGATGCTGAGATATTGACTATAAAATCCGGTTTCTGGCCTATCAGTTTCTCCATTGGCTGCACCTTGTACAACCTTGTATTCTTCTGGCCGTTATCAAAGCTCTGGTCATACCACAGATCCTCACATATGGTAATGGCTATCCTGCTTCCCTTGTATTCGACAATATTGAATTTGTCGTTGGGCTCGAAATACCGGTATTCATCAAATACATCATAATCGGGGAGGAGGGTCTTATGGTGAATGCTTTTGATTTTTCCCTCATAAAGAAAAAAGGCTGAATTGTAAAGTCTTTTTCCTTCCCGGCCGGGATTATGTGAAGGCGAGCCGACAATTACCGCAATGTCGGTGCATATTCTGGCGATCCTTCCAACAGCATCCTGGCACCTGTCCACAAAGTCAAGGTAATCAAGCATGTCGTGAGGGGGATACCCGCAAACGGTCATTTCCGGGAATATTACAAGATCAGCATGGAATTGCTGTGCCTTTTTTATGCAGAAGACGATCCTTGTCAGGTTTTCATTTATGTTCCCTACGTGAGGGTTTATCTGTGCCAGGGCGATCTTCATTTCTTTGTATATTTTATTGTCCTGATATTTTTAACGTCAAATTCAGAAAAGCAATCCGATCCTCAGTGAAACCGAGTTCAGGAGGGCCTTATACTGGTCGTCCGAGGCGATATCAATAAACCTGTGCCGGTATTCAAACCCGGCGACTACAGCCGACTCACCACCCAGTGAATAGTGTATTCCGGCAGCGAAATGATATGAGAAGTTGAACATGTTGATCCCATCGGCAAAACTTTCATTATTGATGCCTGATGCGGCAATATCTGCCCTGGACCTGACATTGAAGTGCCCGCCCATACCGATCCTGGCAAATATCGTGGTATAGCCTATCTCCCTTGTTGTAAACTTCAGGCCCAGGGGCAGATTGATGTACTGCAGCTTGTAGATTACCTCACTGCCGGGGGGGATGGTGTCGGTTGAACCCTCAAAGTGGAAGGCCAGAGGTTCGTCAAATTTCAATTTTCCTCCTGTGCTGTTGATTGAGAGGCCTGTTGAGAAAGCATAATTACTGCTGAAGAAGTTATCCATCTCAAACCCGGTATCAAAGCCTCCCCTTATACCTGCAAATTCGGCATTACGCGTTTCGGGGGCAAGCCATGCAATCTGGGGATCGGCAAAGATTGAAAAACGAACTCCCTGTGCCGTTGAGGTTAATACAATGCAGAGAAGGATTAATGTAATGACGAAGCCTCTCATATGGTTTAATTTTAATGTTTATCGGACTTATACCCTGAACAGTTGATGCCAAATAGAAACCAAAATTTTATCTTTACAGTCTGATCAGTATTTATTATTTTATAGCAGGTACCAGACAAAATTAACCAAAAAAATCGTTTGGTAAGCCATAATATTTTATAAACGGCGGGATCGCCAAAATCTGTAAGCAGAATAATGCATACGACAGGAGGCATACATAAATCCAACAGGGGGGCACGCAGCCTGTGCTTTTTTATTGTTTTCCAGGTGCTTGTAACATCAGGTTTTCTGATGGCATGTTCAGACAGGGTGCCGGCACCCGATATAAGCGGTATTGAGGCAGGGATTGGAATAATGCGCTTCGATAATGACCTGTTTGAATTGGACATTGACAGCATTCCACAGCAGATTGCTGTTTTAGAAGACAGGTACGGAGATTTTTTCGATATTTACTTCAATCTTATTATCCGTATAGGCAATCCAGC is a genomic window of Marinilabiliales bacterium containing:
- a CDS encoding T9SS C-terminal target domain-containing protein, whose protein sequence is MMKIVLYGSIILLLFLTGATGRSQEVLGGLQVNNAVREQHLKHPVLKSSAGLIELPFFDDFSGSEVYPDHTKWADRYVYINANYPVNPVSLNVATLDAIDETGALYEHATIWPFLADRLTSNPINLSYMPADSIYLSFFYQPQGRGDVPQPNDSLRVEFWSPSTESWSIVWSVPGDSLHEFRLAMIPVTDTIYLMEGFRFRFSNIASIADNRTNPGSMGNADHWHIDYVVLDRNRSFTDTVFRDVAFTEPIRSALNNYEAMPWEQFRAGRIVEMGSVLPVSYRNNDIITRSVQRHFSIYDVYENRLAHNFSGGSTVIGPGELHNFEADLTWSFTSASADSARFRIRAWLTVDGLEPDNNDTVIYYQDFGNYFALDDGSAENGYGLSGGGAENARIACRFRAYRADTLRAVKIYFNQSLNDASRHNFKLAVWDDDSGRPGNLVYSQEGFRPEYGDGVNSFHTYRLDEAIPVSQVFYVGIIQTSSNFLNIGFDVNRNNRSRNYYNIHGEWKNSSFEGSLMIRPVLGMPQRPANVADPVINEIMRIYPNPASDVIFFDLEPGIDRRAATISLINTLGQTVYRVPGTENSMDVSMFPAGIYFIRAETGNDHIETRKILIK
- a CDS encoding PASTA domain-containing protein — encoded protein: MNNFVRFLISRMFWKHLAIIAGITTFVILTIFVGLKIYTRHGRAYAVPDLRGLTVTEAEMVTGARRLRYQVADSVFISHEARGTVIDQNPPPNFRVKENRTIFLTINAMNPERVAMPDVTGVSLRQARAIIETQGLEVGRLIYVPDIAMNNVLRQQYEGNDIEPGELIVRGEAIDLVLGEGLSTRTTYVPDVLYLDKEEARNRILAASLNLGAALYDTTVKNEEDSINAFVWRQRPEYSEGLQIRLGSIIDLWMSVDSTLLPVPDTLEILMDDLPYDEDSIIW
- a CDS encoding long-chain fatty acid--CoA ligase, with protein sequence MMQTIIELFENSVNKYGDNPLMLEKYGDKYESTSYRDIRQAVAEFSAGLISMGINKGDRIALLSEGRNDWVISELAVLYAGAVNIPLSVKLGDASEIKFRLEHSGARMIIVSGGQAHKLQDLKRELAVLEKIVLLDKPDKMDDKDILYSDIREAGKNVLENEPGKFEERWKSIKSYDYANICYTSGTTADPKGIILSHRNYTANVEQARSLMEVPEWYTTLLILPWDHAFAHTAGIYTLISAGASMASIQVGKTPMETLKNIPQNIREIRPVFLLSVPALAKNFRKNIESGVRQKGKVAKRLFDWGLSIAYKYNGTGWDKGKGIRFLLRPLVSLFDKILFSKVRENFGGRLKFFIGGGALLDIELQRFFYALGMPMFQGYGLTEASPIISSNSEKKHKLGSSGYLVTDMELKICDDEKNELPTGEKGEIVIKGENVMKGYWQNEEATASTIVDGWLYTGDMGYMDEDGFLYVLGRFKSLLISDDGEKYSPEGIEEAFAGQSQFIDQCMLYNNQNPYTVALIVPNREALKRWLGQKNLKPESKEGQIAMLKLLELELNEYRIGRKYEKMFPQRWLPASIGVLDEAFTESNQLLNSTLKIVRGKITEKYSERIDYLYTVESKDVCNPVNIEAINKLMMNVQ
- a CDS encoding NAD+ synthase, which gives rise to MKIALAQINPHVGNINENLTRIVFCIKKAQQFHADLVIFPEMTVCGYPPHDMLDYLDFVDRCQDAVGRIARICTDIAVIVGSPSHNPGREGKRLYNSAFFLYEGKIKSIHHKTLLPDYDVFDEYRYFEPNDKFNIVEYKGSRIAITICEDLWYDQSFDNGQKNTRLYKVQPMEKLIGQKPDFIVNISASPFAWTKIRDKKEIFTKTSKKYSLPLFMVNQVGANTDLIFEGGSLVVNQNGELFDRVSWFEEDFQIYDLDEVRNTPPHVTDHKQTGIMEMLFRALVLGIRDYFNKTGNSQALIGLSGGLDSAVTAVLTAEALGYENVHAVFMPSQYTASESWEDARKLADNISISYSEIDIEPLAKMYSKSLEPLFGDLSEDVTEENIQARIRGTLLMAISNKLGFLMLNTSNKSEASVGYTTLYGDMNGALSVLGDVYKTRVRELAAYINRNEEIIPERVIKKAPSAELRPDQKDTDTLPSYEVLDEILFRYIEQQKNAGRIASEGFDKELVEKVVRMVNMSEYKRYQSPPVLRVSSKAFGNGRRMPIVAKI
- a CDS encoding PorT family protein encodes the protein MRGFVITLILLCIVLTSTAQGVRFSIFADPQIAWLAPETRNAEFAGIRGGFDTGFEMDNFFSSNYAFSTGLSINSTGGKLKFDEPLAFHFEGSTDTIPPGSEVIYKLQYINLPLGLKFTTREIGYTTIFARIGMGGHFNVRSRADIAASGINNESFADGINMFNFSYHFAAGIHYSLGGESAVVAGFEYRHRFIDIASDDQYKALLNSVSLRIGLLF